The following coding sequences lie in one Actinomyces capricornis genomic window:
- a CDS encoding HepT-like ribonuclease domain-containing protein yields MNEPMEGRIARRLADLSRFGEEAEFIGSHGYEAYTARTEQGALLRNAGERILIKVATVVEKLPDDYKGDHPEIDWTGITRMRNLVAHHDDKVNDDLLWRTLTTRLPGLIASLGL; encoded by the coding sequence ATGAATGAACCGATGGAAGGCCGCATAGCGCGCCGCCTTGCAGATCTCTCAAGATTCGGAGAAGAGGCGGAGTTCATCGGCTCTCACGGCTATGAGGCGTACACAGCAAGGACCGAGCAGGGCGCACTGCTCCGCAATGCTGGTGAACGCATCCTCATCAAGGTGGCCACCGTCGTGGAGAAGCTGCCCGACGATTATAAGGGCGATCATCCAGAGATCGACTGGACCGGGATCACCAGGATGCGCAATCTTGTGGCGCACCACGACGACAAGGTCAATGATGACCTGCTGTGGCGCACGCTGACCACCCGCCTTCCCGGCCTGATCGCCAGCCTCGGCCTATAG
- a CDS encoding XRE family transcriptional regulator, with amino-acid sequence MGPRSEADRLRFRRTAAGMTQRELAAASGVKQSLIASVESGARQPSSNVRARLDHALKIRPSVLLKHARHEVKARAAQSGCSDMRVFGSIAEGTDDPDSDVDLLIRFPADADIVDLLHLQEDLSDLLTVPVDVVSDRSTSPSLNSATARAIPL; translated from the coding sequence ATGGGGCCACGATCCGAGGCTGATCGACTGCGATTCCGCCGCACTGCGGCCGGCATGACGCAGCGGGAGCTGGCTGCCGCCTCCGGGGTGAAGCAGTCCCTGATCGCCTCTGTCGAGAGTGGCGCACGGCAGCCCTCGAGCAACGTGCGCGCCCGACTGGATCATGCCCTGAAGATCCGCCCCTCGGTCCTCCTCAAGCACGCACGCCATGAGGTGAAGGCCAGGGCAGCCCAGTCCGGGTGCAGCGACATGCGCGTATTCGGATCGATCGCTGAAGGCACGGACGACCCTGATTCCGATGTCGATCTTCTCATCCGTTTCCCCGCTGATGCGGACATCGTTGATCTCCTGCATCTCCAGGAGGACCTCTCGGATCTGCTCACCGTGCCGGTGGATGTCGTCTCCGACAGGAGCACCTCACCGTCCTTGAATAGCGCCACGGCCCGGGCGATACCGCTATGA
- the hchA gene encoding glyoxalase III HchA, with protein MTASTTPVPDRAEHNAFFPSEYSLSQYVPRTTDFDGAAGAPQAGPGPRSILVIAVDERYLPTRGGRLFSTGNHPVETLVPLMHLQAAGYEIEVATLSGAMAKLEMWAMPQDDAAVKAAYEALLPRLLRPKRLADIVATELGPDSPYAAVFIPGGHGAMGAGIPTSTAVRDTLAWALEEERPIITLCHGPAALCAATDEDGASLFAGYSLCAFPDALDTGANVEIGYLPGQLEWLLCQRLGEQGLTVVNDSMSGQVHRDRLLLTGDSPLAANALGRMAVEALTGQSYA; from the coding sequence ATGACCGCATCGACAACCCCCGTGCCCGACCGCGCCGAGCACAACGCCTTCTTCCCCTCGGAGTACTCCCTGAGCCAGTACGTCCCGCGCACCACCGACTTCGACGGCGCCGCCGGCGCGCCCCAGGCCGGCCCCGGGCCGCGCAGCATCCTCGTCATCGCCGTGGACGAGCGCTACCTGCCCACCCGGGGCGGGCGCCTGTTCTCCACCGGCAACCACCCGGTGGAGACCCTCGTGCCGCTCATGCACCTGCAGGCCGCCGGCTACGAGATCGAGGTGGCCACGCTCTCGGGTGCCATGGCCAAGCTCGAGATGTGGGCCATGCCCCAGGACGACGCCGCCGTCAAGGCCGCCTATGAGGCGCTGCTGCCCAGACTGCTGCGGCCCAAGCGCCTGGCCGACATCGTCGCCACCGAGCTGGGGCCCGACTCGCCCTACGCCGCCGTGTTCATCCCCGGGGGCCATGGCGCCATGGGCGCGGGCATCCCCACCAGCACCGCCGTCCGGGACACCCTGGCCTGGGCCCTGGAGGAGGAGCGCCCCATCATCACCCTGTGCCACGGCCCGGCCGCCCTGTGCGCCGCCACCGATGAGGACGGCGCCTCCCTGTTCGCCGGCTACTCCCTGTGCGCCTTCCCCGACGCGCTGGACACCGGCGCCAACGTCGAGATCGGCTACCTGCCCGGCCAGCTGGAGTGGCTGCTGTGCCAGCGCCTGGGCGAGCAGGGCTTGACCGTGGTCAACGACTCCATGAGCGGCCAGGTGCACCGCGACCGCCTGCTCCTGACCGGCGACAGCCCCCTGGCGGCCAACGCCCTGGGCCGCATGGCCGTGGAGGCCCTCACCGGCCAGAGCTACGCCTGA
- a CDS encoding peptidase inhibitor family I36 protein, protein MITISLRRAASAASILTLTIGALALPTTAQAAERDGVCDSGEVCFYHNSNQQGSVSDFTGSIPNYGNSQPNCYEFKGSGKGKGNCLKNDAASVTNNTDQPVTVYYNSNYKGASQTIPAGASVNLNPTLKNNNASHQIGTDTTNTPPPGSGSLDNPHGPAWGSNGGYTPRSQWLKDRIEQEFPNVECNTYKSAKKSSSHYTGNGLDCFGSPEDRERVAEWTKANAHSLKVWYVIHNQKIFSLSRQQEGWKTMKDRGSDSANHKDHVHISLQDPAHQF, encoded by the coding sequence ATGATCACCATCTCCCTTCGCCGCGCCGCCAGCGCCGCATCCATCCTCACCCTCACCATCGGAGCCCTTGCCCTACCTACCACAGCACAAGCCGCCGAGCGCGACGGAGTATGCGACAGCGGAGAAGTCTGCTTCTACCACAACAGCAACCAGCAGGGCTCCGTCTCCGACTTCACCGGCTCCATCCCCAACTACGGGAACTCACAACCCAACTGCTACGAGTTCAAGGGCTCGGGGAAGGGCAAGGGCAACTGCCTCAAGAACGACGCAGCCTCCGTCACGAACAACACCGACCAGCCCGTCACCGTCTACTACAACTCCAACTACAAGGGAGCCAGCCAGACCATCCCCGCAGGAGCCTCCGTCAACCTCAATCCCACCCTGAAGAACAACAACGCCTCCCACCAGATCGGCACCGACACCACCAACACACCGCCGCCGGGATCGGGGTCCCTCGATAATCCCCACGGCCCCGCCTGGGGGTCCAATGGGGGCTACACCCCTCGGTCTCAGTGGCTCAAGGACAGGATCGAGCAGGAGTTCCCGAACGTGGAGTGCAACACCTACAAGAGCGCCAAGAAGAGCTCCTCGCATTACACCGGCAATGGCCTGGACTGCTTCGGCAGCCCTGAGGACCGGGAGCGCGTGGCCGAGTGGACGAAGGCCAACGCCCACAGCCTGAAGGTGTGGTACGTCATTCACAATCAGAAGATCTTCAGCCTCTCCAGGCAGCAGGAGGGCTGGAAGACGATGAAGGACCGAGGCTCCGATAGTGCGAACCACAAGGACCACGTCCACATCTCCCTGCAGGATCCCGCCCACCAGTTCTAG
- a CDS encoding pyrophosphate--fructose-6-phosphate 1-phosphotransferase, with protein MSIRRVALLTAGGFAPCLSAAVGDLIERYTEVAPEVEIIAYQYGYHGLLTGNYIVIDDEARKNAGILREYGGSPIGNSRVKLTNAKNLVERGLVAEGVNPLEFAAEQLRKDGVDVLHTIGGDDTNTTAADLAAYLHDNDYELTVVGLPKTIDNDVVPIRQSLGAWTAAEEGAGFALNIIGEHRSNPRMLIVHECMGRNCGYLTAETARRYHDLLKTRKWAPSLGLTKERWDVHAVFVPEAKLDIAAEAERLKAIMDEQGNVNIFLSEGAGVPEIIAEMEAAGQEVQRDPFGHVKLDTINPGQWFAKQFAELIGAEKVMVQKSGYYSRAAHANAEDLALIKQMCDLAVECALRGESGVIGQDEENNDELAAIAFPRIAGAKPFDITQPWFIELMGELGQSIEPAEVSAEH; from the coding sequence ATGTCGATCCGTCGCGTCGCCCTGCTCACCGCGGGCGGTTTCGCCCCCTGTCTGTCCGCCGCCGTCGGCGACCTCATCGAGCGCTACACCGAGGTCGCCCCCGAGGTCGAGATCATCGCCTACCAGTACGGCTACCACGGCCTGCTGACCGGCAACTACATCGTCATCGACGACGAGGCCCGCAAGAACGCCGGGATCCTGCGCGAGTACGGCGGCTCGCCCATCGGCAACTCCCGCGTCAAGCTTACCAACGCCAAGAACCTCGTCGAGCGCGGGCTGGTCGCCGAGGGCGTCAACCCCCTGGAGTTCGCCGCCGAGCAGCTGCGCAAGGACGGCGTCGACGTCCTGCACACCATCGGCGGTGACGACACCAACACCACCGCCGCGGACCTGGCGGCCTACCTGCACGACAACGACTACGAGCTCACCGTCGTGGGCCTGCCCAAGACCATTGACAACGACGTCGTGCCCATCCGCCAGTCCCTGGGCGCCTGGACCGCCGCCGAGGAGGGCGCCGGCTTCGCCCTCAACATCATCGGCGAGCACCGCTCCAACCCCCGCATGCTCATCGTCCACGAGTGCATGGGCCGCAACTGCGGCTACCTCACCGCCGAGACCGCCCGCCGCTACCACGACCTGCTCAAGACCAGGAAGTGGGCCCCCTCCCTGGGCCTGACCAAGGAGCGCTGGGACGTCCACGCCGTCTTCGTCCCCGAGGCCAAGCTCGACATCGCCGCCGAGGCCGAGCGCCTCAAGGCCATCATGGACGAGCAGGGCAATGTCAACATCTTCCTGTCCGAGGGCGCGGGCGTCCCCGAGATCATCGCCGAGATGGAGGCCGCGGGCCAGGAGGTCCAGCGCGACCCCTTCGGCCACGTCAAGCTCGACACCATCAACCCCGGCCAGTGGTTCGCCAAGCAGTTCGCCGAGCTCATCGGGGCCGAGAAGGTCATGGTCCAGAAGTCCGGCTACTACTCGCGCGCCGCCCACGCCAACGCCGAGGACCTGGCCCTCATCAAGCAGATGTGCGACCTGGCCGTCGAGTGCGCCCTGCGCGGCGAGTCCGGCGTCATCGGCCAGGACGAGGAGAACAACGACGAGCTGGCCGCCATCGCCTTCCCGCGCATCGCCGGCGCCAAGCCCTTCGACATCACCCAGCCCTGGTTCATCGAGCTCATGGGCGAGCTCGGCCAGAGCATCGAGCCCGCCGAGGTCAGCGCCGAGCACTGA
- a CDS encoding MMPL family transporter codes for MNEMRGAAQCRTTAHRTSRFEACLEAIARWSVQRRRAVAAAALALLVLAAVAAAGTMPRLQLARFEVPGSPSVLAADHLESRGTGTPNLTLLLRPAQGHALDDPQVRDSADQVARRLEQTPGVEGVFSYWSTGHWEAMSSREGDSALMMARLVGDPTTTRTLLDDLSPAISGRHGAVHVEVGGSDEVFRQVADQARADFLIAEVIILPGVLVLLLIVLRRPAAALATLGLGIASVLGSMALIGVIASLTEVSTFAANLILVMGIALGVDYGLFVIARHREAREGGLDPEGAAIQAVRGAGHTVIVSAAAVAAALAALLLLPFPFLRSLAYAGICVVAVATVLAVVVLPALLAMLGARVDGRGPGTGRDDGLFARGARAAMRRPVACLLAGLAVTAVMALPVLRMEVGPPDDRILPPHTSSRQVAQAIREGYPVDVDDMIAISMTAPADQGPPQKARGYAEALSRVPGVSEVVDPRERGLPIDVPLVLIPTEEALEADPYALVERVRAVPGPQGAVVGGYPAELADYRQALIERLPLALGVLLLLSTLVLVAATRSIVLPIKAALLNTASLSVLGGALVWVFQEGHLAWLLGVSTTGTLDLSIPILMVCMAFGLSMDYEVLLVLRILEEHRRGAGLEDAVAVGVQRSAPLVTSAAGILSASFLVYLTSSIAYLTMLAVGMALVILLDATLIRLVLLPATMRLMGRANWWWPIPPRGGRRRGRPAAADR; via the coding sequence ATGAACGAGATGAGGGGCGCCGCGCAGTGCCGCACGACAGCCCACCGGACCAGCCGCTTCGAGGCCTGCCTGGAGGCGATCGCGCGATGGTCGGTCCAGCGCCGGCGAGCGGTGGCGGCCGCGGCCCTGGCCCTGCTCGTCCTTGCCGCCGTCGCCGCGGCCGGGACGATGCCCCGCCTCCAGCTGGCCAGGTTCGAGGTGCCCGGCTCCCCGTCCGTGCTCGCCGCGGACCACCTGGAGAGCCGGGGCACCGGCACCCCCAACCTCACCCTGCTCCTGCGCCCCGCCCAGGGCCACGCCCTGGACGATCCGCAGGTGCGCGACTCTGCCGACCAGGTGGCCCGGAGGCTGGAGCAGACCCCGGGGGTCGAGGGCGTCTTCTCCTACTGGAGCACCGGGCACTGGGAGGCCATGTCCTCACGCGAGGGCGACAGCGCGCTCATGATGGCCCGCCTGGTCGGCGATCCGACGACGACGCGCACCCTCCTGGACGACCTGTCCCCCGCCATCTCCGGCCGGCACGGGGCGGTGCACGTGGAGGTCGGCGGCAGTGACGAGGTCTTCCGGCAGGTGGCCGACCAGGCCCGGGCCGACTTCCTCATCGCCGAGGTCATCATCCTGCCCGGGGTCCTGGTCCTGCTGCTCATCGTCCTGCGGCGCCCGGCGGCCGCGCTGGCGACCCTGGGCCTGGGGATCGCCTCGGTCCTGGGGTCCATGGCCCTCATCGGGGTCATCGCCTCCCTGACCGAGGTCTCCACCTTCGCGGCCAACCTCATCCTGGTCATGGGCATCGCCCTGGGCGTGGACTACGGGCTGTTCGTCATCGCGCGCCACCGCGAGGCGCGGGAAGGCGGCCTGGACCCGGAGGGCGCCGCGATCCAGGCGGTGCGGGGCGCGGGGCATACGGTCATCGTCTCGGCCGCAGCGGTGGCCGCCGCCCTGGCCGCACTCCTGCTGCTGCCCTTCCCCTTCCTGAGGTCCTTGGCCTACGCGGGGATCTGCGTCGTCGCCGTGGCCACGGTCCTGGCCGTCGTCGTCCTGCCGGCCCTCCTGGCGATGCTGGGCGCCCGGGTGGACGGGCGGGGCCCCGGCACCGGCCGCGATGACGGGCTCTTCGCCCGCGGGGCCCGGGCGGCGATGCGCCGTCCGGTCGCGTGCCTGCTGGCGGGCCTGGCGGTCACGGCGGTCATGGCGCTGCCGGTGCTCAGGATGGAGGTGGGGCCTCCCGATGACCGCATCCTGCCCCCGCACACCAGCAGCCGGCAGGTGGCCCAGGCCATCCGCGAGGGCTACCCGGTGGATGTCGATGACATGATCGCCATCTCGATGACGGCCCCGGCCGATCAGGGACCGCCGCAGAAGGCCCGCGGCTACGCCGAGGCCCTCAGCCGCGTACCGGGGGTCAGTGAGGTGGTCGACCCACGGGAGCGCGGCCTGCCGATCGACGTGCCCCTGGTCCTCATCCCCACCGAGGAGGCCCTGGAGGCCGATCCCTACGCGCTGGTGGAGCGGGTCAGGGCGGTGCCCGGGCCCCAGGGCGCCGTCGTGGGCGGGTACCCCGCGGAGCTGGCGGACTACCGCCAGGCCCTGATCGAGCGCCTGCCCCTGGCGCTGGGCGTCCTGCTGCTGCTGAGCACCCTGGTGCTGGTGGCGGCCACGCGCAGTATCGTGCTGCCGATCAAGGCGGCCCTGCTCAACACGGCGTCGCTGTCGGTGCTGGGCGGGGCGCTGGTGTGGGTCTTCCAGGAGGGGCACCTGGCCTGGCTGCTGGGGGTGAGCACCACCGGGACCCTCGACCTGTCGATCCCGATCCTCATGGTGTGCATGGCCTTCGGGCTGTCCATGGACTACGAGGTGCTCCTGGTGCTGCGCATCCTGGAGGAGCACCGGCGCGGGGCCGGGCTGGAGGATGCGGTGGCCGTCGGGGTGCAGCGCTCGGCCCCGCTGGTGACCAGTGCCGCGGGGATCCTGTCGGCCTCCTTCCTGGTCTACCTGACCTCCTCCATCGCCTACCTCACGATGCTGGCGGTGGGCATGGCCCTGGTCATCCTCCTGGATGCCACCCTCATCCGCCTGGTGCTCCTGCCCGCGACCATGAGGCTCATGGGGCGGGCCAACTGGTGGTGGCCCATCCCGCCCCGAGGGGGCCGGCGACGAGGGCGCCCCGCCGCCGCGGACCGCTGA
- a CDS encoding MarR family winged helix-turn-helix transcriptional regulator, which produces MALDRASGALGSVGVRPRHFNVLSTVAAAPSLSQKELSALLGIDPNVMVGVIDDLEAAGLASRQRSTADRRKHVVVITDKGHHVIAEGQRAIATAEEEFLAVLTAQERALLLELTSRLLDIPAPGTADS; this is translated from the coding sequence GTGGCCCTCGACCGTGCCTCCGGCGCCCTGGGGAGCGTGGGGGTGAGGCCCCGCCACTTCAACGTGCTGTCCACCGTGGCCGCAGCCCCCTCGCTGTCCCAGAAGGAGCTGAGCGCACTACTGGGCATCGACCCCAATGTCATGGTCGGGGTCATCGATGACCTCGAGGCGGCCGGCCTGGCCTCGCGCCAGCGCAGCACCGCCGATCGGCGCAAGCACGTCGTGGTCATCACCGACAAGGGGCACCACGTCATCGCCGAGGGCCAGCGGGCCATCGCCACCGCCGAGGAGGAGTTCCTGGCAGTGCTCACCGCCCAGGAGCGGGCGCTCCTGCTGGAGCTGACCAGCAGGCTGCTGGACATCCCGGCACCGGGCACGGCCGATTCCTGA
- a CDS encoding class II 3-deoxy-7-phosphoheptulonate synthase, translating into MNELDTPGNAVPAWRDRPALQQPAYPDAEALAAVGEDLRARPPLVFAGEVDALRAQMAAAAQGRAFVLMGGDCAESFDDNSATSIRLKVQTILQMAAVLTYAASTPVVKIGRMAGQYAKPRSVETETRDGVTLPSYRGDSVNGHAFTAQARTPDPARMLDAYLRSGTTLNLVRAFTMGGYADLREVHSWNRGFTANPAYKRFESFAGEIDRAMRFMEAAGVDFEALRQVDFYAAHEALLLEYEDAMIRQDSRTGRLYGTSAHLLWVGERTRGAGDAHVALLEGIHNPVGVKIGPTTTPRELLELIDHLNPAGEPGRLSLITRMGAEHIRQALPPLVEAVRRDGRPVTWITDPMHGNTITSDNGYKTRRFDTIMEEVRGFFEVHREMGTVPGGIHVELTGDDVTECLGGGELIDEAALARRYETLVDPRLNHQQSLEMAFEVAELLR; encoded by the coding sequence ATGAACGAGCTCGACACTCCTGGCAACGCCGTCCCGGCCTGGCGGGACCGGCCTGCCCTCCAGCAGCCCGCCTACCCCGACGCCGAGGCCCTGGCGGCCGTGGGGGAGGACCTGCGCGCCCGTCCACCGCTGGTCTTCGCCGGCGAGGTCGACGCCCTGCGCGCCCAGATGGCCGCAGCCGCGCAGGGCCGGGCCTTCGTGCTCATGGGAGGGGACTGCGCGGAGTCCTTCGACGACAACTCGGCCACCTCCATCCGCCTCAAGGTCCAGACCATCCTCCAGATGGCCGCGGTCCTGACCTACGCGGCCTCCACCCCGGTGGTCAAGATCGGGCGCATGGCCGGGCAGTACGCCAAGCCCCGCAGCGTCGAGACCGAGACCCGCGACGGCGTGACTCTGCCCTCCTACCGGGGTGACTCGGTCAACGGGCACGCCTTCACCGCCCAGGCCCGCACCCCCGACCCGGCGCGCATGCTGGACGCCTACCTGCGCTCGGGCACCACCCTCAACCTCGTGCGCGCCTTCACCATGGGCGGCTACGCCGACCTGCGCGAGGTCCACTCCTGGAACCGCGGCTTCACCGCCAACCCCGCCTACAAGCGCTTCGAGTCCTTCGCCGGGGAGATCGACCGGGCCATGCGCTTCATGGAGGCCGCCGGCGTCGACTTCGAGGCCCTGCGCCAGGTCGACTTCTACGCCGCCCACGAGGCCCTCCTGCTGGAGTACGAGGACGCCATGATCCGCCAGGACTCGCGCACCGGGCGCCTGTACGGCACCTCCGCCCACCTGCTGTGGGTGGGGGAGCGCACCCGCGGTGCCGGGGACGCCCACGTGGCCCTGCTCGAGGGCATCCACAACCCGGTCGGCGTCAAGATCGGCCCGACCACCACGCCCCGCGAGCTCCTCGAGCTCATCGACCACCTCAACCCGGCCGGCGAGCCCGGGCGCCTGAGCCTCATCACCCGCATGGGCGCCGAGCACATCCGCCAGGCGCTGCCGCCCCTCGTCGAGGCCGTGCGCCGCGACGGGCGGCCGGTGACCTGGATCACCGACCCCATGCACGGCAACACCATCACCTCGGACAACGGCTACAAGACCCGCCGCTTCGACACGATCATGGAGGAGGTCCGCGGCTTCTTCGAGGTCCACCGCGAGATGGGCACCGTCCCCGGCGGCATCCACGTCGAGCTCACCGGCGATGATGTCACCGAGTGCCTGGGTGGCGGGGAGCTCATCGACGAGGCCGCCCTGGCCCGGCGCTACGAGACCCTCGTGGACCCCCGCCTCAACCACCAGCAGTCCCTGGAGATGGCCTTCGAGGTCGCCGAGCTCCTGCGCTGA
- the pknB gene encoding Stk1 family PASTA domain-containing Ser/Thr kinase: MVTDPLIGRLIDSRYEIVDRVARGGMATVYRAHDRRLDRRVALKLMHAHLADSPDFVSRFRREARAAARLSNPGVVAVYDQGSLEGVAYLVMEYVEGPTLRDLIASGPLSVKEALGLVAQVLRPLGAAHRAGLVHRDIKPENVLLPSDGSVAKVADFGLARAVTEVAQTTTGNVLGTVAYLAPELITSGASTSRADVFSTGIVLYELLTGEQPFTADSPIQIAFRNVHEDVPLPSALVPEMPADVDELVAMMTRRSPEDRPEDADAALALLRSVVEELSASELAVRRGGGTGSVRTQTAMSANAQAARAAIADSPQDGEEPQAPPHAGMRTISLPIGSIGPRPEQRTRRLLLRSGSQDAQRTHEITVAPVRSAGSAATAGSAGSAGGSRPERSGRASGAGAAAPLRSRRAVVIGAALAITATSASAAWFFNAGPGRRIPVPDIVGMGQDEARSAVEAEGLVWSPPTRDYSDTVPAGSVISCEPGVGQRVAPGRAITAVVSRGVQTTQVPDLAGKTEEEARAALEAQGLSLGEVTQDYSADVAAGQIISSDPAAGRTVNHSTSVSVVVSQGRRPTTVPDVASMSKKEATEALEKAGLRLGQTSEAYSDEVSKGKVVSSSPAAGAAASYGDSVDLVISKGPEQVAVPDVTGMSEDDAKETLEDAGFKVDVKRRLGGAFDSVRSTDPAPGTRVKPGSTVTIYVW; this comes from the coding sequence GTGGTCACGGATCCCCTCATCGGTCGTCTCATCGATTCTCGCTACGAGATCGTCGACCGCGTCGCCCGTGGCGGCATGGCCACCGTCTACCGCGCCCACGACCGCCGCCTGGATCGCCGGGTGGCGCTCAAGCTCATGCACGCCCACCTGGCGGACTCCCCCGACTTCGTCTCGCGCTTCCGCCGCGAGGCGCGCGCCGCCGCCCGCCTGTCCAACCCGGGGGTGGTGGCGGTCTATGACCAGGGCAGCCTGGAGGGCGTGGCCTACCTGGTCATGGAGTACGTGGAGGGGCCCACCCTGCGCGACCTCATCGCCTCGGGCCCGCTGTCGGTCAAGGAGGCGCTGGGCCTGGTGGCCCAGGTGCTGCGCCCCCTGGGGGCGGCGCACCGCGCGGGCCTGGTGCACCGGGACATCAAGCCCGAGAACGTCCTGCTGCCTTCGGACGGCTCGGTGGCCAAGGTGGCCGACTTCGGGCTGGCGCGCGCCGTGACGGAGGTGGCCCAGACCACGACGGGCAATGTGCTGGGCACGGTGGCGTACCTGGCCCCCGAGCTCATCACCTCGGGGGCCTCGACCTCCCGCGCGGATGTCTTCTCCACGGGCATCGTCCTGTACGAGCTGCTCACCGGCGAGCAGCCCTTCACCGCCGACTCCCCCATCCAGATCGCCTTCCGCAACGTCCATGAGGACGTCCCCCTGCCCTCGGCCCTGGTGCCCGAGATGCCCGCCGACGTCGATGAGCTGGTGGCCATGATGACGCGCCGCTCCCCCGAGGACCGGCCCGAGGACGCCGATGCGGCCCTGGCCCTGCTGCGCAGCGTCGTGGAGGAGCTCAGCGCCTCGGAGCTGGCGGTGCGCCGCGGGGGCGGGACCGGCTCGGTGCGCACCCAGACGGCCATGTCGGCCAACGCCCAGGCGGCGCGCGCCGCGATCGCCGACAGCCCCCAGGATGGGGAGGAGCCCCAGGCCCCGCCGCATGCGGGCATGCGCACGATCTCCCTGCCCATCGGCTCCATCGGCCCGCGCCCCGAGCAGCGCACGCGCCGACTGCTGCTCAGATCCGGCTCCCAGGACGCCCAGCGCACCCATGAGATCACCGTCGCCCCGGTGCGCTCGGCCGGCTCGGCGGCCACTGCCGGCTCAGCGGGCTCGGCCGGGGGATCCCGCCCGGAGCGCTCCGGGCGGGCCTCCGGGGCGGGGGCGGCCGCCCCGCTGCGCTCCCGGCGCGCCGTCGTCATCGGGGCGGCCCTGGCCATCACGGCCACCAGTGCCTCGGCCGCATGGTTCTTCAATGCCGGCCCGGGCCGACGCATCCCCGTGCCCGACATCGTGGGCATGGGCCAGGATGAGGCCAGGTCGGCCGTGGAGGCCGAGGGCCTGGTGTGGTCTCCCCCCACGCGCGACTACTCCGATACGGTCCCGGCGGGCAGCGTCATCTCCTGCGAGCCGGGGGTGGGCCAGCGCGTGGCTCCTGGCCGGGCGATCACCGCCGTCGTCTCCCGGGGCGTGCAGACCACGCAGGTGCCCGACCTGGCGGGCAAGACCGAGGAGGAGGCGCGCGCCGCCCTGGAGGCCCAGGGCCTGAGTCTGGGCGAGGTCACCCAGGACTACTCCGCCGACGTCGCCGCCGGGCAGATCATCTCCTCCGACCCTGCGGCGGGCAGGACCGTCAACCACTCCACCTCGGTCTCGGTGGTCGTCTCCCAGGGCAGGCGGCCCACCACCGTGCCCGACGTGGCCTCCATGAGCAAGAAGGAGGCCACGGAGGCCCTGGAGAAGGCGGGGCTGCGCCTGGGGCAGACCTCGGAGGCCTACTCCGATGAGGTCAGCAAGGGCAAGGTGGTCTCCTCCTCCCCCGCCGCGGGCGCCGCGGCCTCCTACGGGGACTCGGTGGACCTGGTGATCTCCAAGGGGCCCGAGCAGGTGGCGGTGCCCGATGTCACGGGGATGAGCGAGGATGACGCCAAGGAGACCCTGGAGGACGCGGGGTTCAAGGTCGATGTCAAGAGGCGCCTGGGCGGCGCCTTCGACTCGGTCCGCTCCACGGACCCGGCCCCGGGCACGCGGGTCAAGCCGGGCTCGACGGTGACCATCTACGTGTGGTGA